One segment of Bradyrhizobium sp. CB2312 DNA contains the following:
- a CDS encoding DUF2059 domain-containing protein, producing MKSVLKFLPAATLAVGLALSAAPALAQQATPPKASPAAIAAAKEILQIKNATAMYQGAVPGLVEKTKIALTQQNLNYQKDLAEVAPIVAQQLQGRQNEIGEGMAQIYASEFTEQELKDLVTFYKSPLGKKLIDAEPRAIGLSMAFMNSWAQNFSETVMGAFRAEMRKRGKEI from the coding sequence ATGAAGAGTGTTTTGAAATTCTTGCCGGCCGCGACCCTCGCTGTGGGGCTGGCGCTTTCGGCTGCCCCGGCCCTCGCGCAGCAGGCCACGCCGCCCAAGGCCTCGCCGGCGGCGATCGCGGCGGCCAAGGAGATCTTGCAGATCAAGAACGCCACGGCGATGTATCAGGGCGCCGTGCCCGGCCTCGTCGAGAAGACCAAGATCGCGCTGACCCAGCAGAACCTCAACTACCAGAAGGACCTCGCCGAGGTCGCTCCGATCGTGGCCCAGCAGCTCCAGGGCCGCCAGAACGAGATCGGTGAGGGCATGGCGCAGATCTACGCCAGCGAGTTCACCGAGCAGGAGCTGAAGGATCTCGTCACCTTCTACAAGTCGCCGCTGGGCAAGAAGCTGATCGACGCCGAGCCGCGCGCCATCGGTCTCAGCATGGCCTTCATGAACTCCTGGGCCCAGAACTTCTCCGAGACCGTGATGGGCGCCTTCCGCGCCGAGATGCGCAAGCGTGGCAAGGAAATCTGA
- a CDS encoding ATP-binding protein — translation MAAAPAYGRSPTFKSLIWRIVFMHIVAVAVVAIFLPLVLFWLLNSEVDQLHRDAMRAQAEVLAERIVAQPDGLLTFNLPDSLRGLYSEAYGRYLYDIRDADGHLLFSSRRKTGAAVSAPPPSETISGASVTRIVDGKVVRIRVAEDLAHRDVIIDDIISNFFRRVGWITIPVLLILLGIDIVIFRRAIAPLWKASEEASNIGPARTDIRLPTEQIPREILPLVTAVNQALDRLEDGFRVQRQFTADAAHQLRTPLTILRTRVETLGDNAARQALHDDIEGMSRIVAQLLEIAELDTLVLDPGETADLRAVCAEVVGAIAPLAIAQHKEIALKGSEGPVLIHGNAEMLQRAIFNLAENAIKFTAKDTAVDVEVGDDGSVRVRDCGPGVADGERELIFQRFWRRDRQRSDGAGLGLSIVRGVADDHDATVAVDNLPGGGAEFTLRFRLAEKGALPSPLVGEGG, via the coding sequence GTGGCCGCCGCGCCGGCCTACGGCCGATCGCCGACCTTCAAATCGCTGATCTGGCGCATCGTGTTCATGCACATCGTCGCGGTCGCGGTGGTCGCGATCTTCCTGCCGCTGGTGCTGTTCTGGCTGCTCAATTCCGAGGTCGACCAGCTGCACCGCGATGCCATGCGCGCCCAGGCCGAAGTACTCGCCGAGCGCATCGTCGCGCAGCCGGACGGCCTCCTGACGTTCAATCTGCCGGACAGCCTGAGGGGCCTCTATTCGGAAGCCTACGGCCGCTATCTCTACGACATCCGCGACGCCGACGGCCACCTGCTGTTCTCGTCCCGCCGCAAGACCGGCGCAGCAGTGTCGGCGCCACCGCCATCGGAGACGATCTCCGGCGCCAGCGTCACGCGCATCGTCGACGGCAAGGTCGTGCGCATCCGCGTCGCCGAGGACCTTGCGCACCGCGACGTCATCATCGACGACATCATCTCGAACTTCTTCCGGCGGGTGGGCTGGATCACCATTCCGGTGCTGCTGATCCTGCTCGGCATCGACATCGTGATCTTCCGCCGCGCCATCGCGCCACTGTGGAAGGCGTCGGAGGAGGCCAGCAATATCGGCCCGGCGCGGACCGACATCCGCTTGCCGACCGAGCAGATCCCGCGCGAGATCCTGCCGCTCGTCACCGCGGTCAACCAGGCGCTCGACCGCCTCGAGGACGGCTTTCGGGTGCAGCGGCAGTTCACCGCCGATGCCGCCCACCAATTGCGCACGCCGCTGACGATCCTGCGGACGCGAGTCGAGACGCTCGGCGACAATGCCGCACGGCAGGCGCTGCATGACGACATCGAGGGCATGAGCCGGATCGTCGCCCAGCTCCTGGAGATCGCCGAGCTCGACACCTTGGTGCTCGATCCCGGCGAGACCGCGGACCTGCGCGCCGTCTGCGCCGAGGTGGTCGGCGCGATCGCGCCGCTTGCGATCGCCCAGCACAAGGAGATCGCGCTCAAGGGCAGCGAGGGGCCGGTTTTGATCCACGGCAATGCCGAGATGCTCCAGCGCGCGATCTTCAACCTCGCCGAAAACGCCATCAAGTTCACGGCGAAGGATACCGCCGTGGACGTCGAGGTCGGCGACGACGGCTCGGTGCGCGTGCGCGATTGCGGCCCAGGCGTTGCCGATGGCGAGCGTGAGCTGATCTTCCAGCGCTTCTGGCGGAGGGATCGCCAGCGCAGCGACGGCGCGGGCCTCGGCCTTTCGATCGTGCGCGGCGTGGCCGACGATCACGACGCCACGGTTGCGGTGGACAATCTTCCCGGCGGCGGCGCCGAGTTCACGCTGCGGTTCAGGCTGGCGGAGAAGGGCGCTTTACCCTCTCCCCTTGTGGGAGAGGGTGGATAG
- a CDS encoding HAD family hydrolase: MASPYTLVFDLDGTLVDTAPDLITALNYVLDREGLPPVPMASARNMIGAGARKLIERGVEAEGRTVTPADMDRMTADFIAYYADHIAVESRPFEGLETALDQFAAQGHRLAVCTNKLEWLSKRLLDQLDLTRRFAAICGADTFGVQKPDPAIFRETVARAGGEVKASIMVGDAGTDVGVARRAGVPVIGVSFGYTDVPIAELKPDRLIHHMRDLPAAAHSLMTA, translated from the coding sequence ATGGCCTCCCCTTACACCCTCGTCTTCGATCTCGACGGCACGCTTGTGGATACGGCGCCCGACCTGATCACCGCGCTCAATTACGTGCTCGACCGCGAAGGCCTGCCGCCGGTGCCGATGGCCTCGGCCCGCAACATGATCGGCGCCGGCGCCCGCAAGCTGATCGAGCGGGGGGTGGAGGCCGAGGGCCGCACCGTCACGCCCGCGGACATGGACCGGATGACGGCGGATTTCATCGCCTATTACGCCGACCATATCGCCGTCGAATCCCGGCCCTTCGAGGGGCTCGAGACCGCGCTCGACCAGTTTGCCGCCCAGGGCCATCGCCTCGCGGTCTGCACCAACAAGCTGGAATGGCTGTCCAAGCGCCTGCTGGACCAGCTCGACCTGACCCGCCGCTTCGCCGCGATCTGCGGCGCGGACACTTTTGGCGTCCAGAAGCCCGACCCGGCCATTTTCCGCGAGACCGTGGCCCGCGCCGGCGGAGAGGTGAAGGCGTCCATCATGGTCGGCGATGCCGGAACCGATGTCGGGGTGGCGCGCCGCGCCGGGGTGCCCGTGATCGGGGTCAGCTTCGGCTATACGGACGTGCCGATTGCCGAGCTGAAGCCGGACCGGCTGATCCATCACATGCGCGACCTGCCGGCCGCCGCGCACAGCCTGATGACGGCCTAG
- a CDS encoding TRAP transporter small permease subunit — protein MRPLLAVSNAIDLLNEKIGYVCNLLVLLSCLVSAANAMIRYAFSYSSNGWLELQWYMFAILVMFGASYTFKRNEHVRVEIFYLLLSERGQLLLDLIGTLFFLIPACLLLAYLSWPFFMQAYDVGEMSGNAGGLIRWPIKFVIPAGFVLLALQGVSEVIKRIAALQGYVTIDAKYERPTQ, from the coding sequence ATGCGTCCATTGCTGGCGGTGAGCAACGCCATCGACCTTCTCAACGAGAAGATCGGCTACGTCTGTAACCTCCTGGTGCTTCTGTCATGCTTGGTCAGTGCGGCCAACGCCATGATCCGCTACGCCTTCAGCTACTCGTCGAACGGGTGGCTCGAGCTGCAATGGTACATGTTCGCGATCCTGGTGATGTTCGGCGCGTCCTACACCTTCAAGCGCAATGAGCATGTCCGGGTCGAGATTTTCTATCTGCTGCTCTCCGAGCGCGGCCAGCTCCTGCTCGATCTGATCGGCACGTTGTTCTTCCTGATTCCCGCCTGCCTCCTGCTTGCCTATCTGTCCTGGCCGTTCTTCATGCAGGCCTATGACGTCGGCGAGATGTCCGGCAATGCCGGCGGCCTGATCCGCTGGCCGATCAAGTTCGTGATTCCTGCCGGCTTCGTCCTGCTGGCGCTGCAGGGTGTTTCCGAGGTCATCAAGCGTATCGCGGCTCTCCAGGGCTATGTGACGATCGACGCCAAGTACGAGAGGCCGACCCAATGA
- the rpiA gene encoding ribose-5-phosphate isomerase RpiA, which yields MDMDQLKRQAAARALEEVRDGMQLGLGTGSTAKHFVELLGERVAAGLKVIGVPTSEATRLDAIRSGVKLTTLDEIDHLDMTVDGADEIDPDFNLIKGGGGALLREKIVAAASDRMIVIADDSKWVPTLGKFPLPIEVIPFGLGATRRAIEKAFAACGVSGQMAVRKAKDGHVFVTDGGHWIVDAQLGRIVDPPSLAKALSAIPGVVDHGLFIGLASSAVLAGGEGIRVIERRKPKGD from the coding sequence TTGGACATGGACCAGTTGAAGCGGCAGGCTGCGGCGCGTGCGCTCGAGGAGGTGCGTGACGGCATGCAGCTCGGGCTCGGGACCGGCTCGACCGCGAAGCATTTCGTCGAGCTGCTCGGCGAGCGCGTCGCCGCCGGGCTCAAGGTGATCGGCGTGCCGACCTCCGAGGCGACGCGCCTCGATGCGATCCGCTCCGGCGTGAAGCTGACCACGCTCGACGAGATCGACCATCTCGACATGACCGTCGACGGCGCCGACGAGATCGATCCCGACTTCAACCTGATCAAGGGCGGCGGCGGCGCGCTGCTGCGCGAGAAGATCGTGGCGGCCGCCTCGGATCGCATGATCGTGATTGCCGACGACAGCAAATGGGTGCCGACGCTCGGCAAGTTTCCGCTGCCGATCGAGGTCATCCCGTTCGGCCTTGGTGCGACGCGCCGGGCGATCGAGAAGGCATTTGCGGCGTGCGGCGTTTCCGGGCAAATGGCGGTCCGCAAGGCCAAAGATGGCCACGTTTTCGTCACCGATGGCGGCCACTGGATCGTCGATGCCCAGCTCGGACGTATTGTGGATCCGCCCAGCCTCGCCAAGGCGTTGAGCGCGATCCCCGGCGTGGTCGACCACGGGTTGTTCATCGGCTTGGCCAGCTCGGCCGTTTTGGCGGGTGGCGAGGGAATTCGCGTGATTGAACGGCGTAAGCCGAAAGGAGACTAG
- a CDS encoding M20/M25/M40 family metallo-hydrolase yields MLRSHPAPSFIVSLFASLWLASAATVAHAEPVADVQALAQKEQQPLLDTLRDLVNIETGSRDIEGLNVIAGRVADQLKQLGGTVEILQPTDIYRLDDTPEKIGPAVHAVFKGTGTRKIMLIAHMDTVYLRGMLKDQPFRIDGDKAYGLGIADDKQGVALILHTVAMLQKLNFRDYGTLTVLTNGDEEISSPGWRSTITKFASDQDVVFSFEGGGTDGTLRLATSGIGSAYLTVTGRSSHAGARPEGGINALYELSHQVLQMKDLSKPEQGLKLNWTVSKAGTNRNVIPAEATAQADARALKVSDFDELEKALQEKIKSHLLPDSKVELKFEVRRPPLEANDASRRMAAYGKTIYEEIGLPLKVDEKPTGGGTDAAFAALKTKGAVVEGMGLSGFGAHSNDAEYVMIGSIVPRLYLTTRMIMDLSNGKVK; encoded by the coding sequence ATGCTCCGATCGCACCCTGCTCCATCGTTCATCGTTTCCTTGTTTGCTTCGCTCTGGCTGGCCTCTGCGGCGACTGTCGCGCACGCCGAGCCGGTGGCCGATGTTCAGGCGCTGGCGCAGAAGGAGCAGCAGCCGCTGCTCGACACGCTGCGCGATCTCGTCAACATCGAAACCGGCAGCAGGGACATCGAGGGCCTGAACGTGATCGCAGGCCGCGTCGCCGACCAGCTCAAGCAGCTCGGCGGTACGGTGGAGATTCTGCAACCGACCGACATCTATCGCCTCGACGACACGCCCGAAAAGATCGGCCCGGCCGTGCACGCCGTCTTCAAGGGGACCGGCACCAGGAAGATCATGCTGATCGCCCACATGGACACGGTGTACCTGAGGGGCATGCTGAAGGACCAGCCGTTCCGCATCGACGGCGACAAGGCCTACGGACTCGGCATTGCCGACGACAAGCAGGGCGTCGCGCTCATTCTCCACACCGTGGCGATGCTGCAGAAGTTGAATTTTAGGGATTACGGCACGCTCACGGTGCTCACCAATGGCGATGAGGAAATCTCCTCGCCCGGCTGGCGCAGCACCATCACCAAGTTCGCTTCCGACCAGGACGTGGTGTTCTCGTTCGAAGGCGGCGGCACCGACGGCACGCTGCGGCTCGCCACCAGCGGCATCGGGTCGGCCTATCTCACGGTGACCGGCCGATCGTCGCATGCGGGCGCAAGGCCCGAGGGCGGCATCAACGCGCTCTACGAGCTCTCGCACCAGGTGCTGCAGATGAAGGACCTGTCCAAACCCGAGCAGGGCCTGAAGCTGAACTGGACCGTTTCCAAGGCCGGCACCAACCGCAACGTGATCCCTGCCGAGGCCACCGCGCAAGCCGATGCACGCGCGCTGAAGGTGTCGGATTTCGACGAGCTGGAGAAGGCGCTCCAAGAGAAGATCAAAAGTCACCTGCTGCCGGATTCCAAGGTCGAGCTGAAATTCGAGGTGCGCCGTCCGCCGCTCGAGGCCAACGACGCCTCGCGCCGGATGGCGGCCTACGGCAAGACCATCTATGAGGAGATCGGATTGCCTCTGAAGGTCGACGAGAAGCCAACCGGCGGCGGGACCGATGCGGCCTTTGCCGCGCTCAAGACCAAGGGCGCCGTGGTCGAAGGCATGGGCCTGTCCGGCTTCGGCGCACATTCCAACGACGCCGAATATGTGATGATCGGCAGCATCGTGCCGCGTCTTTACCTGACCACGCGCATGATCATGGATCTGTCCAACGGCAAGGTGAAGTAG
- the moaA gene encoding GTP 3',8-cyclase MoaA, with protein sequence MNGPSVNPRAALSSAMTDPFGRTISYLRVSVTDRCDLRCFYCMSEDMTFLPKADLLTLEELDRLCSAFIAKGVKKLRLTGGEPLVRRNVMTLVRSLSRHLKSGALNELTLTTNGTQLAKHAQELADCGVRRINVSLDTLDPKKFREITRWGEIDKVMEGIEAARAAGLAVKINAVALKNLNEDELPELMRWAHGKGMGLTLIEVMPMGEIGSGRIDQYLPLSLVRARLAQQFTLTDLAESTGGPARYVSVAETGGKLGFITPMTHNFCESCNRVRITCTGTLHTCLGHEDASDLRKPLRASDDDMLLADAIDRAIGLKPKGHDFIIDRRHDRPSVSRHMSVTGG encoded by the coding sequence ATGAACGGACCTTCCGTGAACCCCCGCGCTGCGCTGTCGAGCGCAATGACCGATCCGTTTGGGCGGACCATCTCGTATTTGCGCGTCTCCGTCACCGACCGCTGCGACCTGCGCTGCTTCTACTGCATGTCGGAAGACATGACGTTCCTGCCCAAGGCCGATCTGCTGACGCTGGAGGAACTCGACCGGCTCTGCTCGGCCTTCATCGCCAAGGGCGTGAAGAAGCTGCGGCTCACCGGCGGCGAGCCCTTGGTCCGCCGCAACGTGATGACGCTGGTCCGCTCGCTGTCGCGGCACCTGAAGAGCGGCGCCCTGAACGAGCTGACGCTGACCACCAACGGCACCCAGCTTGCGAAACATGCGCAGGAGCTGGCCGATTGCGGCGTCCGCCGCATCAACGTCTCACTCGACACGCTCGATCCCAAGAAGTTTCGCGAGATCACCCGCTGGGGCGAGATCGACAAGGTGATGGAAGGCATCGAGGCCGCGCGCGCCGCAGGCCTCGCCGTGAAGATCAACGCGGTGGCCCTGAAGAATCTCAACGAGGACGAGCTGCCCGAGCTGATGCGCTGGGCCCACGGCAAGGGCATGGGCCTGACGCTGATCGAGGTCATGCCGATGGGCGAGATCGGCTCGGGCCGGATCGACCAATATCTGCCGCTGTCCCTGGTGCGCGCGCGCCTCGCCCAGCAATTCACGCTGACGGATTTAGCCGAGAGCACCGGCGGCCCGGCGCGCTATGTCAGCGTCGCCGAGACCGGCGGCAAGCTCGGCTTCATCACGCCGATGACCCATAATTTCTGCGAATCCTGCAATCGGGTCCGCATCACCTGCACCGGCACGCTGCACACCTGCCTCGGCCACGAGGACGCCTCCGATTTGCGCAAACCTCTGCGTGCATCGGACGACGACATGCTGCTTGCGGATGCGATCGATCGCGCCATCGGGCTGAAGCCCAAGGGCCACGATTTCATCATCGATCGCCGCCACGACCGCCCCAGCGTCTCCCGGCACATGAGCGTCACCGGCGGCTAG
- a CDS encoding TRAP transporter large permease subunit, with protein sequence MITLEMMPPLMFGGLVLAMLIGFPVAFTLAAVGLSFGFLAIHLGFFDLNFLQAIPGRVFGSVLSNELLLAIPFFTFMGAILERCGLAEDMLDSMGQLFGPVRGGLGYSVIIVGFILGAITGTVAAQVIAMALISMPVMIRYGYNMRYITGVLAASGTITQLVPPSLVLIVLADQLGKSVGDMYLGAWGPSVFQIMLFAGYTFVLGLIKPGHVPPVPLEARTLTGWALWKKCLMGIIPSAVLIFVVLGTMMMGLATPTEAGAMGAVGAIVLAAIHHKDFTSTDRKVLVVGIIAAGIGTIVAMLFTENLIFKLAFAVTYLAVAWICLSAARIPDLRDLIKQGYESTMRLTCMVTFILIGSTCFSVVFLGVSGGVWLEHLLTSLPGGVWGFLIFINLFIFFLAFFLDFFEIAFIILPMIAPIAQKILGPVVGDGPALIWFGVMLCVNMQTSFLHPPFGFALFYLRGVAPKEVKSSDIYWGAMPWIGLQMIMVLIVIAFPITVTGLLDKPLNVDLDKVKIEVPQIDLPPLDLGPPQK encoded by the coding sequence ATGATTACGCTGGAAATGATGCCGCCGCTGATGTTCGGCGGCCTGGTTCTGGCGATGCTGATCGGCTTCCCGGTTGCGTTCACGCTCGCGGCGGTCGGCCTCTCCTTCGGCTTCCTCGCCATCCATCTCGGCTTCTTCGACCTCAACTTCCTCCAGGCGATTCCCGGCCGCGTGTTCGGCAGCGTGCTCTCCAACGAGCTCCTGCTCGCGATCCCGTTCTTCACCTTCATGGGCGCCATATTGGAAAGATGTGGCCTCGCCGAGGACATGCTGGATTCGATGGGCCAGCTGTTCGGCCCGGTCCGCGGCGGCCTCGGCTATTCCGTCATCATCGTCGGCTTCATCCTCGGCGCCATCACCGGCACGGTGGCGGCGCAGGTCATCGCCATGGCGCTGATCTCGATGCCGGTGATGATCCGCTACGGCTACAACATGCGCTACATCACCGGCGTGCTGGCGGCCTCGGGCACCATCACGCAGCTCGTGCCGCCCTCGCTGGTCCTGATCGTGCTCGCCGACCAGCTCGGCAAGTCGGTCGGCGACATGTATCTCGGCGCCTGGGGCCCCTCGGTGTTCCAGATCATGCTGTTCGCCGGCTACACCTTCGTCCTCGGCCTGATCAAGCCGGGCCACGTGCCGCCGGTGCCGCTGGAAGCGCGCACGTTGACCGGCTGGGCGCTGTGGAAGAAATGCCTGATGGGCATCATCCCCTCCGCCGTGCTGATCTTCGTCGTGCTCGGCACCATGATGATGGGCCTTGCAACCCCGACGGAGGCCGGCGCCATGGGCGCGGTCGGCGCCATCGTGCTCGCCGCGATCCACCACAAGGACTTCACCTCGACCGATCGCAAGGTGCTCGTCGTCGGCATCATCGCCGCCGGCATCGGCACCATCGTCGCGATGCTGTTCACCGAGAACCTGATCTTCAAGCTCGCCTTTGCCGTGACTTATCTCGCGGTGGCCTGGATCTGCCTCTCGGCCGCGCGCATCCCGGACCTGCGCGACCTCATCAAGCAGGGCTACGAGTCCACCATGCGCCTCACCTGCATGGTCACCTTCATCCTGATCGGCTCGACCTGCTTCTCGGTGGTGTTCCTCGGCGTCTCCGGCGGCGTCTGGCTCGAGCATCTCTTGACCTCGCTGCCCGGCGGCGTCTGGGGCTTCCTGATCTTCATCAACCTCTTCATCTTCTTCCTGGCGTTCTTCCTCGACTTCTTCGAGATCGCCTTCATCATCCTGCCGATGATCGCGCCGATCGCGCAGAAGATTTTGGGCCCCGTCGTCGGCGACGGCCCGGCGCTGATCTGGTTCGGCGTCATGCTGTGCGTGAACATGCAGACCTCGTTCCTGCATCCGCCGTTCGGCTTCGCCCTGTTCTATCTGCGCGGCGTCGCGCCGAAGGAAGTGAAGAGCTCCGACATCTATTGGGGCGCGATGCCCTGGATCGGGCTGCAGATGATCATGGTGCTGATCGTGATCGCGTTCCCGATCACGGTGACCGGCCTCCTGGACAAGCCGCTCAACGTCGACCTGGACAAGGTCAAGATCGAGGTCCCGCAGATCGACCTGCCCCCGCTGGATCTCGGCCCGCCGCAGAAGTAG
- a CDS encoding autotransporter outer membrane beta-barrel domain-containing protein, whose protein sequence is MVCVVSAVPPFAMVHGSISTAQAANCPVNGSQEVSVSGAAASCTIPPASTVARVTAANSAAIAADGVSINVPFGTAVTAQSGATITFGIAPAPAGGSSIANPTGGGGIIGLLASGAQSHILASGLNVILSGGGNTLVKAENGGVITLDNNTLLNILNSGGNTGLLATGAGSQIIADSITVQGPLGGGDFAAHTLLGAQIDLSNSTINITGTSGGKTPVEAETGSTITANRVIISVSGTGGDAAVKALSASTISLTGGSITVTGLNAGGETGVLAQSFGSTITATNVPISVTGTGGDVGVSADSGGHVKLTRSDVSVVGTGGESGLRATGSASIETTGGWVSVVNGAGGLLQNGGNVTMAGTNVTASGNGGFGFLFNNAGAANTLQYSNATIVASDASFSVQGATANIYLSNAIATVNNGQWLNVSGGSTSNVVLKASTVQGVALTDALSASNVTLQNGSLWTMTGSSNVNILTNDPSLILFTSPTGDPTLLASYKTLTVVNYIGAGGAIGLNTFLGTDGSPSDRLVINGGSATGNSFVRITNASGPGAYTSANGILVVEAANSGATAENAFTLAGEARAGFIDYRLYRGGFNGTNPDDWFLRSTFNGGNGNGDSGNGPVTPPGVLPTDPAPDDGQPPPPGVWPIIGPELATYGVVQPVARQMGLSTLGTLHERVGDASADAACLNATPDGGAITKAPPVPYNCRSAVWGRLFGQRIDNHYQAFADPRATGQVAGIQTGIDVWRGSLVPSHSDTVGLYFAYGNGNVSVDGVVTNAAATAYVLQHTGSVNLNAYSFGGYWTHYGPTGWYIDAVLQGSFYNGNAATQFANLPIGGTGFTSSLEAGYPIPLSWFGPRLVLEPEGQIIWQRLSFDDANDGLGPVGLGTTSGASGRLGLRGKWTINDLDGRVWQPYVLANVWRDWGAKAITMYGPDAVPLVERATRLEFAGGLSAKLLPGLSLYAQAGYQFAVSGTDGGRRDGVRGNLGVHYSW, encoded by the coding sequence ATGGTGTGCGTCGTGTCCGCGGTGCCGCCTTTCGCCATGGTACACGGCAGCATCTCCACCGCGCAGGCGGCGAACTGCCCGGTCAACGGCTCGCAGGAGGTCAGCGTCAGCGGTGCGGCGGCTTCCTGCACCATCCCTCCAGCCAGTACGGTTGCTCGGGTAACCGCGGCAAACAGCGCGGCGATCGCGGCGGATGGTGTCAGCATCAATGTGCCATTCGGCACCGCCGTGACGGCTCAGAGCGGAGCCACCATTACCTTCGGCATTGCGCCTGCGCCGGCGGGCGGATCGAGCATCGCCAACCCGACCGGTGGCGGTGGGATCATCGGCCTGCTCGCCAGCGGCGCGCAAAGCCATATCTTGGCCAGCGGCCTGAATGTGATTCTGAGTGGCGGCGGCAATACCCTGGTCAAGGCTGAAAACGGCGGCGTCATCACGCTGGACAACAACACGCTCCTCAACATCCTGAACAGCGGCGGCAATACGGGTCTATTGGCGACGGGCGCGGGTAGCCAGATCATTGCAGACAGCATCACGGTGCAAGGGCCGCTCGGTGGCGGGGATTTTGCTGCGCATACCCTGTTGGGCGCGCAAATCGATCTTAGCAATAGCACCATCAACATTACTGGCACGAGCGGCGGCAAGACGCCTGTGGAGGCGGAAACAGGCAGCACGATTACTGCTAACAGGGTGATCATCAGTGTCAGTGGAACCGGCGGCGATGCCGCGGTCAAGGCGCTCTCGGCAAGCACGATCTCGCTCACCGGCGGCTCCATCACCGTGACCGGCCTCAACGCTGGCGGTGAGACGGGAGTCCTGGCGCAAAGCTTTGGCAGCACTATCACGGCGACCAATGTGCCGATTAGCGTCACTGGCACGGGCGGTGATGTCGGCGTGAGCGCCGATTCGGGTGGCCACGTAAAGCTGACAAGGAGCGACGTTTCCGTCGTGGGCACTGGCGGGGAGAGCGGACTTCGCGCAACCGGGTCCGCCAGCATCGAGACGACTGGCGGCTGGGTCTCCGTCGTCAACGGTGCGGGAGGTCTGCTGCAGAACGGCGGGAACGTAACAATGGCCGGCACCAACGTGACGGCTTCGGGGAATGGCGGCTTCGGCTTTCTTTTCAACAACGCTGGCGCCGCCAATACGTTGCAATACAGCAATGCGACGATTGTGGCGAGCGACGCCTCTTTCTCGGTGCAGGGCGCTACTGCCAACATTTATCTCAGCAACGCGATCGCGACCGTGAACAATGGCCAATGGCTGAATGTCAGCGGCGGCTCCACGAGCAACGTCGTTTTGAAGGCCTCAACCGTTCAGGGCGTTGCGCTTACCGACGCCCTCAGCGCCTCCAACGTTACGCTGCAGAACGGCTCGCTATGGACGATGACCGGCAGTTCGAACGTCAACATTCTGACCAACGATCCTAGTCTGATCCTGTTCACATCGCCGACCGGCGATCCGACGCTTCTTGCCAGCTACAAGACGCTGACCGTGGTCAACTACATTGGTGCGGGCGGCGCGATCGGGCTCAACACGTTCCTCGGCACCGACGGGTCGCCATCGGACAGGCTAGTGATCAACGGCGGCAGCGCGACCGGCAACTCGTTTGTACGCATTACCAACGCCAGCGGCCCCGGCGCCTACACGAGTGCAAACGGCATCCTTGTGGTGGAGGCGGCGAATAGTGGCGCGACGGCGGAGAACGCTTTTACGCTCGCCGGCGAGGCGCGTGCCGGGTTTATAGATTACCGTCTCTACAGAGGCGGCTTTAACGGCACCAATCCGGACGACTGGTTTCTGCGCTCGACCTTTAACGGAGGTAACGGCAATGGCGACAGCGGCAACGGGCCGGTCACGCCGCCGGGCGTGCTGCCCACTGATCCTGCACCCGACGACGGACAGCCACCACCGCCGGGCGTCTGGCCGATCATTGGACCGGAGCTTGCGACCTATGGCGTGGTGCAGCCTGTCGCCCGGCAGATGGGGCTCAGTACACTTGGCACCCTGCATGAACGCGTCGGCGATGCGTCGGCGGACGCGGCGTGCCTGAATGCCACGCCCGACGGCGGCGCCATCACCAAGGCCCCACCTGTTCCATACAACTGCCGGTCGGCGGTCTGGGGCCGCTTGTTTGGTCAGCGGATCGACAACCACTACCAGGCCTTCGCTGATCCACGCGCGACCGGCCAGGTGGCAGGCATCCAGACCGGCATCGATGTCTGGCGCGGCAGCCTGGTCCCGAGCCACAGCGACACCGTCGGCCTCTACTTTGCCTATGGCAACGGCAATGTGAGCGTGGACGGTGTCGTCACCAACGCGGCCGCGACCGCCTATGTGCTGCAACACACCGGCTCGGTGAATCTCAATGCCTATTCATTCGGGGGCTACTGGACCCATTATGGCCCCACCGGCTGGTACATCGACGCGGTGTTGCAGGGCTCGTTCTACAACGGTAACGCAGCGACCCAGTTTGCCAACTTGCCTATCGGTGGCACGGGCTTCACCTCATCGCTGGAGGCGGGCTATCCGATCCCGCTGTCGTGGTTCGGGCCGCGCCTCGTGTTGGAGCCCGAGGGCCAGATCATCTGGCAGCGGCTTTCCTTCGACGACGCCAACGACGGCTTGGGCCCGGTCGGACTCGGCACCACTTCGGGCGCCAGCGGGCGGCTCGGTTTGCGCGGCAAGTGGACCATCAACGACCTCGACGGACGGGTGTGGCAACCTTACGTGCTAGCCAATGTCTGGCGCGACTGGGGCGCCAAGGCGATCACGATGTACGGCCCCGACGCGGTGCCCCTGGTCGAGCGGGCGACGCGGCTGGAGTTCGCCGGCGGCCTCAGCGCGAAGCTTCTTCCCGGCCTCAGCCTCTACGCCCAGGCCGGCTACCAGTTCGCTGTAAGCGGCACCGACGGCGGCAGGCGCGACGGCGTGAGGGGAAACCTCGGCGTGCACTATTCCTGGTAG